In the genome of Gemmatimonas sp., one region contains:
- the paaA gene encoding 1,2-phenylacetyl-CoA epoxidase subunit PaaA, translating to MDQKPIAPTEDPALLAAFEARIAAGESIEPKDWMPERYRKQLTRMMSQHAHSEIVGMLPEGNWITRAPSLRRKMSLIAKVQDEAGHGLYIYCGTETLGVDRHDLVEALLDGRAKYSSIFNYPTLSWADMGVIGWLVDGAAIVNQTVLAKASYGPYARAMVRICKEENFHKRQGYEICSVLANGTPDQKAMVQEAFNRFWWPSLMMFGPSDTDSPNSAELLKWRVKRKTNDELRQRFVNLTVPQAIAIGITVPDPDLHLDAETGNWEFGEIDWSEFFEVLKGNGPCNRERLDARRKAHEDGAWVRAAALAYADKQKARSSTAAA from the coding sequence ATGGACCAGAAACCGATCGCCCCCACCGAGGATCCGGCCCTCCTGGCTGCCTTCGAAGCTCGCATCGCCGCTGGCGAAAGCATCGAGCCGAAGGACTGGATGCCGGAGCGCTATCGTAAGCAGCTGACGCGGATGATGTCGCAACATGCGCACTCCGAAATCGTCGGCATGTTGCCCGAAGGCAACTGGATCACGCGCGCGCCGTCGCTGCGTCGCAAGATGTCGCTCATTGCCAAGGTGCAGGACGAAGCCGGGCATGGGTTGTACATCTACTGCGGCACGGAGACGCTCGGCGTCGATCGTCACGACCTCGTCGAAGCGTTGCTCGATGGTCGTGCGAAATATTCCAGTATCTTCAACTATCCCACGCTGTCGTGGGCGGACATGGGCGTGATCGGGTGGTTGGTCGACGGCGCCGCGATCGTGAACCAGACCGTGCTGGCGAAGGCATCGTATGGTCCGTATGCCCGCGCGATGGTCCGCATCTGCAAGGAAGAGAACTTCCACAAGCGTCAGGGCTACGAGATCTGCTCGGTGCTGGCCAACGGCACGCCGGACCAGAAGGCCATGGTGCAGGAAGCGTTCAACCGCTTCTGGTGGCCATCGCTCATGATGTTCGGTCCGAGCGATACCGACTCGCCGAACAGCGCCGAACTGCTGAAGTGGCGCGTGAAGCGAAAGACCAACGATGAACTGCGCCAGCGCTTCGTGAATCTCACGGTGCCGCAGGCGATCGCGATCGGCATCACCGTGCCCGATCCTGATCTGCATCTCGATGCCGAGACCGGCAACTGGGAGTTCGGTGAGATCGACTGGAGCGAGTTCTTCGAAGTGCTGAAGGGCAATGGTCCGTGCAACCGTGAACGCCTCGACGCGCGTCGCAAGGCGCACGAAGACGGTGCCTGGGTGCGGGCCGCGGCATTGGCCTACGCCGACAAGCAGAAGGCGCGTTCGTCCACGGCTGCGGCCTGA
- a CDS encoding alpha/beta hydrolase — translation MLLALGLLLPGRELAVGRSAIAHTPAPAPGERRVAVAPAETLSVSGGAVGMSRGDVVVLLLPGPVGSAFSMRSVMRELQARGIQPLVVDALGMGASTRPKGADYTLSAQAARIARVLEAELPPGVAVVVAAQGTSATIALHLAATDTARVRGVVSMAGGPIDKQGTSGIRTALTFAALLDNPIGRGFAKRRFVSALRDQSADDRWLTSDVVKQYVAPIENDLRGLLRTLGAMQAAVEQFPIESRLARITVPVRLLVGDKPSPSAPSAAQVALLQTHVKRFAVDTLRPGGTMLHEERAADVARAIDEMVRGARK, via the coding sequence ATGTTGCTTGCGCTCGGGCTGCTGCTGCCCGGGCGCGAGTTGGCCGTCGGCCGGTCCGCGATAGCGCATACGCCGGCGCCGGCGCCGGGAGAACGGCGCGTGGCGGTGGCGCCGGCTGAGACGCTAAGTGTGAGCGGCGGCGCCGTGGGCATGTCGCGCGGCGATGTGGTGGTGCTGCTGCTTCCCGGCCCCGTCGGTTCGGCCTTCTCCATGCGCAGCGTGATGCGGGAGCTGCAGGCCCGCGGCATCCAACCCCTGGTGGTCGATGCCTTGGGTATGGGTGCGTCTACGCGACCCAAGGGCGCCGACTACACACTCAGCGCGCAAGCGGCCCGCATCGCGCGCGTTCTCGAGGCGGAACTGCCGCCAGGCGTGGCGGTCGTCGTGGCCGCGCAGGGTACCAGTGCCACGATTGCGTTGCATCTCGCCGCCACCGATACCGCGCGCGTTCGCGGCGTGGTGTCGATGGCGGGCGGCCCGATCGATAAGCAGGGCACCTCGGGCATACGCACGGCCCTCACCTTTGCGGCGTTGCTCGACAACCCGATCGGACGTGGATTCGCCAAGCGACGGTTCGTGTCGGCGCTGCGCGATCAGAGCGCCGATGACCGGTGGCTCACCAGCGATGTCGTGAAGCAGTATGTCGCGCCCATCGAAAATGACCTGCGCGGCCTGCTGCGCACGCTGGGCGCCATGCAGGCGGCCGTCGAGCAGTTTCCGATCGAATCACGACTCGCGCGGATCACGGTGCCAGTGCGGCTGCTGGTCGGCGACAAGCCGTCGCCCAGCGCGCCGAGTGCGGCGCAGGTGGCCCTGCTGCAGACGCACGTGAAGCGGTTCGCCGTCGACACGTTGCGGCCCGGCGGCACGATGCTGCACGAGGAGCGCGCGGCTGACGTGGCCCGCGCGATCGACGAGATGGTGCGCGGCGCGCGAAAGTAG
- a CDS encoding transketolase C-terminal domain-containing protein codes for MPAKPAVRPVTRASSASLTTPRAGFDWRRIAYDTLVSRSLDEVEESTNKLRNSVPREHLVLYQFSARGHDMAQVILGSLIDGVHDGAGAYYRSRPFLLSVGLSIPDAFGSPLGRAGGFSDGRDIGVVCNLPNRAGCTVLPMSGDVGSQYTPAAGWAQSITYHRDSLGDASYAGCMSVALGGDASVATSGFWASLTMATTLKLPMLFYIEDNDLGISVRGDMQTPGGDIARNLASFTNLFIRNGSGTDPHEAAGLLQEAVAHVRSGEGPALVRLTVPRLCSHSGPDNQKGYRTDAELAADQARDPLPKLHDYLVPAFMSVAEWAELEAEVARDIAAGLDEARARAIPNPATIAQHVMADESPDVAEAMGGLSRAERAALPSTEIPSDDGELLRYAEAIRRTLRHELAVNPKVVVFGEDVGRKGGVHLVTEGLQKQFGNARVFDTSLSEEGIIGRAVAMAISGLMPVAEIQFRKYADPATEQLNNTGTMRWRTANRFAAPIVVRMPGGFGKDVGDPWHSLSDEVRFAHAYGWQVAMPSNAADAVGLLRAAMRSPNPTIFFEHRSLLMTGDGSARYPGDDYVVPFGKARMVREGTDLTVVSWSAMVHRCNEAAESFGDRVELIDLRTISPWDRQSVLASVRKTGRCLIVHEDNITAGFGAEIASVLAQEAFWHLDAPVRRLAPMDIPVPYHTVLLDAVVPGVESIQAEIESLLGV; via the coding sequence ATGCCTGCCAAGCCCGCTGTCCGGCCAGTCACCCGCGCCTCGTCTGCTTCACTGACGACTCCCCGCGCCGGGTTCGACTGGCGTCGCATCGCCTACGACACACTCGTGTCGCGCTCGCTCGACGAGGTCGAAGAGTCGACGAACAAGCTGCGCAATTCTGTGCCGCGTGAGCATCTGGTGCTCTACCAGTTCTCGGCGCGCGGCCACGACATGGCGCAAGTGATTCTGGGGTCGCTGATCGACGGCGTACACGACGGTGCCGGTGCGTATTACCGCTCGCGTCCGTTCCTGCTGTCGGTCGGCCTCTCGATTCCGGATGCGTTCGGCAGTCCACTCGGGCGCGCGGGCGGCTTCAGTGACGGTCGCGATATCGGGGTGGTGTGCAACCTGCCCAATCGCGCCGGGTGCACCGTCCTCCCGATGTCGGGCGACGTCGGCTCGCAGTACACGCCGGCCGCCGGATGGGCGCAGTCGATCACGTATCATCGCGACAGCTTGGGCGACGCGAGCTACGCCGGCTGCATGAGTGTCGCACTTGGCGGCGACGCGTCGGTGGCGACGAGCGGCTTCTGGGCATCGCTCACGATGGCGACCACGCTCAAGCTGCCGATGTTGTTCTACATCGAAGACAACGACCTCGGCATCAGTGTGCGTGGCGACATGCAGACGCCTGGTGGCGACATCGCGCGCAATCTCGCGTCATTCACGAATCTGTTTATCCGAAACGGTAGCGGCACCGACCCGCACGAAGCGGCCGGTCTGCTGCAGGAAGCGGTGGCGCACGTGCGCAGCGGCGAGGGGCCGGCACTGGTGCGGCTCACGGTTCCGCGCCTCTGCAGCCACTCGGGACCCGACAACCAGAAGGGCTATCGCACCGACGCCGAGCTCGCAGCCGATCAGGCGCGCGATCCACTGCCGAAGCTGCACGACTATCTCGTGCCCGCGTTCATGTCTGTGGCCGAGTGGGCGGAGCTTGAAGCGGAAGTGGCGCGTGACATCGCCGCCGGTCTCGATGAAGCGCGGGCGCGGGCCATCCCGAATCCCGCCACGATCGCACAGCACGTGATGGCCGACGAATCGCCCGATGTGGCGGAGGCGATGGGTGGATTGTCGCGCGCCGAGCGTGCCGCGCTGCCCAGCACCGAGATACCGAGCGACGACGGCGAATTGCTGCGTTACGCCGAAGCGATCCGTCGGACGTTGCGCCACGAGCTTGCCGTCAACCCAAAGGTCGTGGTGTTCGGCGAGGATGTTGGTCGCAAGGGTGGCGTTCACCTCGTAACGGAAGGGCTGCAGAAACAGTTTGGCAACGCACGGGTGTTCGACACGAGCCTGTCGGAAGAAGGCATCATTGGTCGCGCGGTGGCGATGGCGATCAGTGGCTTGATGCCGGTGGCCGAGATTCAGTTCCGGAAGTACGCCGATCCGGCCACAGAACAGCTGAACAACACCGGCACGATGCGGTGGCGTACGGCCAACCGATTTGCCGCGCCGATCGTGGTCCGTATGCCGGGCGGATTCGGTAAGGATGTTGGCGATCCGTGGCACAGCCTCAGCGACGAAGTGCGCTTTGCGCACGCGTATGGCTGGCAGGTGGCGATGCCCTCGAACGCGGCCGATGCGGTGGGTTTGCTGCGCGCCGCGATGCGGAGCCCCAACCCGACCATTTTCTTCGAGCACCGGTCGTTGCTGATGACCGGCGACGGCAGCGCCCGCTATCCGGGCGACGACTACGTGGTGCCTTTCGGCAAGGCGCGCATGGTCCGGGAAGGCACCGACCTCACGGTGGTGTCGTGGAGTGCCATGGTGCACCGATGCAACGAGGCGGCGGAATCGTTCGGTGATCGGGTCGAGTTAATTGATCTTCGTACCATCTCGCCGTGGGACCGGCAGTCGGTGCTTGCCTCGGTGCGGAAGACGGGCCGCTGCCTGATCGTGCACGAAGACAACATCACGGCCGGCTTTGGCGCCGAGATCGCCAGCGTGCTCGCGCAGGAGGCGTTCTGGCATCTCGACGCGCCGGTACGTCGGCTCGCCCCAATGGATATCCCGGTCCCGTATCACACGGTGCTACTGGACGCCGTCGTCCCCGGTGTGGAGTCGATCCAGGCCGAGATCGAGTCGCTGCTGGGCGTGTAA
- a CDS encoding Ig-like domain-containing protein codes for MTKRLIGLSLLTAMAAVPTAQAQNLGERIEVGVFGQYTKIDDKLRIDNVAGIGARAGLSVYKWLGVEGDIQVGSTKANRAPNEDITYRPFRGLATMTVPFVPSKKAALVLGAGYVNSVYAGRSTANEYEEGFSALVGLKLCGSGKWGARLDGIMDNNPSPNEQNLEGTSRNFGIRAGVTYALRGGCASVEQFDWALKIDPATATINRGSNRQFALSAADMKARPIEMRKVMNLTCSSSDASVATVDNTAKVTAVKNGTATITCKGIVKKIERSASSTVTVPAPAWNLTLTPTSGSTDVGKTLSFASKATDADNVDLGAITWSSANASIASVSNGTVTCNAAGSTTITVTKTAYGTTQTQSATVACKALPAARVALDETLFNFDKAVVLKSGMDTLKVVLDAMKRIPTLRISVEGHTDWYGDEGYNNNLAKTRAAAVMATLLKLAGPDAASIKDRIVSSSFGEQCIIAPNGDADPGPPRPRVSAANKTAQAPNRRVEIWQLLDGKGAPSACRSADERAGHVPFGDLK; via the coding sequence ATGACAAAACGACTGATCGGTCTCTCGCTGCTGACGGCGATGGCGGCGGTCCCCACGGCCCAGGCGCAAAACCTCGGCGAACGCATCGAAGTGGGTGTGTTCGGGCAGTACACCAAGATCGACGACAAGCTTCGCATCGATAACGTGGCCGGTATCGGCGCGCGCGCGGGTCTCTCCGTCTACAAGTGGTTGGGTGTCGAAGGTGACATTCAGGTCGGCAGCACGAAGGCCAACCGTGCCCCGAACGAAGACATCACCTATCGCCCGTTCCGCGGTCTGGCCACCATGACCGTTCCGTTCGTCCCGTCCAAGAAAGCGGCCCTGGTGCTCGGTGCCGGCTACGTGAACTCGGTGTACGCGGGCCGGAGCACGGCGAACGAATACGAGGAGGGCTTCTCGGCGCTCGTCGGTTTGAAGCTGTGCGGCAGCGGAAAGTGGGGCGCTCGTCTGGACGGCATCATGGACAACAATCCGTCGCCGAACGAGCAGAACCTCGAGGGCACGTCGCGCAACTTCGGCATCCGTGCCGGCGTGACGTATGCGCTGCGCGGCGGCTGCGCGTCGGTCGAGCAGTTCGACTGGGCGCTCAAGATCGATCCGGCCACGGCCACGATCAATCGCGGCAGCAATCGTCAGTTCGCGCTGTCGGCCGCCGACATGAAGGCGCGTCCGATTGAGATGCGGAAGGTGATGAACCTGACGTGCTCGTCGAGCGATGCGTCGGTGGCAACGGTGGACAACACTGCGAAGGTGACGGCCGTGAAGAACGGCACCGCCACCATCACGTGCAAGGGCATCGTCAAGAAGATCGAGCGTTCGGCCTCGAGCACGGTCACGGTTCCGGCGCCGGCGTGGAATCTCACGCTCACGCCGACCAGCGGTTCGACGGATGTCGGCAAGACGCTCTCGTTCGCGTCGAAGGCCACCGACGCCGATAACGTCGATCTCGGCGCGATCACGTGGAGCTCGGCCAACGCGTCGATCGCGTCGGTCAGCAACGGCACGGTGACGTGTAACGCCGCCGGCAGCACGACCATCACGGTCACCAAGACCGCCTACGGCACCACGCAGACGCAGTCGGCGACGGTGGCATGCAAGGCGCTTCCGGCGGCGCGTGTCGCGCTCGACGAGACGCTGTTCAACTTCGACAAGGCCGTCGTGCTGAAGTCGGGTATGGACACGCTCAAGGTCGTGCTCGACGCCATGAAGCGCATCCCGACGCTCCGTATTTCGGTGGAAGGACACACCGACTGGTACGGCGACGAAGGGTATAACAACAATCTCGCCAAGACGCGCGCCGCCGCCGTGATGGCGACGCTGCTCAAGCTCGCCGGCCCTGACGCCGCGTCGATCAAAGATCGCATTGTGTCGTCGAGCTTCGGCGAACAGTGCATCATCGCGCCGAATGGCGACGCCGATCCCGGCCCGCCGCGTCCGCGTGTCTCGGCGGCCAACAAGACCGCCCAGGCGCCGAACCGTCGCGTGGAGATCTGGCAGCTCCTGGACGGCAAGGGTGCGCCGAGCGCCTGCCGCTCAGCCGACGAGCGCGCGGGTCACGTGCCGTTTGGTGACCTGAAGTAG
- a CDS encoding enoyl-CoA hydratase/isomerase family protein — MTTDAPRPANSPDGYVRTAIADGIARIEFFHPKSNALPSAILRDLAAAVTAAGADSSARVIVLQSGGTGPFCAGASFDELTAIASPEQGQEFFSGFARVILAMIRAPKFVISRVHGKAAGGAVGLIAASDFSMAVTKASAKLSELAVGIGPFVVGPVIEKKIGLAAFGAMSVDADWRDAAWGERHGLYAKLFDDVAAMDDAVTALATTLAASNPEAMAMLKRVFWAGTEQWETLLAERAGMSGTLVLSEFTRNAIGAFKTR; from the coding sequence ATGACGACAGACGCTCCCCGCCCCGCCAACAGTCCGGACGGTTACGTTCGTACCGCCATCGCCGACGGCATCGCCCGTATCGAATTCTTTCACCCGAAGAGCAACGCGCTGCCGAGTGCCATTCTGCGTGATCTCGCGGCCGCCGTCACGGCGGCCGGCGCGGATTCGTCGGCACGCGTGATCGTGTTGCAGAGCGGTGGCACTGGTCCCTTCTGCGCCGGCGCATCGTTCGACGAGCTCACCGCGATCGCCAGTCCGGAACAGGGTCAGGAGTTCTTCAGTGGGTTCGCCCGTGTGATCCTCGCCATGATCCGTGCGCCGAAGTTCGTGATCAGCCGTGTGCATGGCAAAGCGGCCGGCGGCGCCGTCGGCCTCATAGCCGCCTCCGATTTCAGTATGGCGGTCACCAAAGCGTCGGCCAAGCTCAGTGAACTGGCCGTCGGGATCGGTCCGTTCGTGGTCGGTCCCGTGATCGAAAAAAAGATCGGACTGGCCGCTTTCGGCGCGATGTCGGTCGATGCTGACTGGCGCGACGCCGCGTGGGGCGAGCGGCATGGCCTCTACGCCAAGCTGTTCGACGACGTGGCTGCCATGGATGACGCCGTCACCGCGCTGGCCACCACGCTCGCTGCCTCGAACCCCGAAGCGATGGCGATGCTCAAGCGGGTGTTCTGGGCAGGCACGGAGCAGTGGGAAACGCTGCTGGCCGAACGCGCGGGCATGAGCGGTACGCTGGTGCTGTCCGAGTTCACGCGGAACGCGATTGGCGCCTTCAAGACGCGGTGA
- the paaC gene encoding 1,2-phenylacetyl-CoA epoxidase subunit PaaC, whose protein sequence is MTEPSFQVAAPRSTPIANPLFEYLLRLGDDRLVLGHRLSEWCGHGPILEEDIALSNMALDLIGHATSLLALAGEIERQGRDADKLAYFRDAVAYRNALLVEIPNGDFAVTMVRQFLFDAYSVLLWDALSRCEHEGLAAIAAKSLKEDKYHLRHSSEWVVRLGDGTEESHQRAQQALDSLWRYTGELFDHDAVDDAVAAEAFIAIDHDALHSLWLTMVKDVVQRATLTLPTDPAMRRGGRRGFHTESLGHMLAAMQIVARSHPGASW, encoded by the coding sequence ATGACCGAACCGTCGTTCCAGGTGGCCGCTCCGCGCAGTACGCCGATTGCCAACCCGCTGTTCGAGTACCTGCTGCGTCTCGGCGATGATCGTCTGGTGCTCGGGCATCGGCTGTCGGAGTGGTGCGGTCACGGGCCGATCCTCGAGGAGGACATCGCGCTTTCCAACATGGCGCTCGATCTGATCGGACACGCCACGTCGTTGCTGGCGCTCGCCGGTGAAATCGAAAGGCAGGGCCGCGATGCCGACAAGCTCGCGTACTTCCGCGACGCCGTGGCATACCGCAATGCGTTGCTGGTGGAGATCCCGAACGGCGACTTCGCCGTGACGATGGTGCGGCAGTTCCTGTTCGATGCCTACAGCGTGCTGCTGTGGGACGCGCTGTCGCGCTGCGAACACGAAGGGCTCGCCGCCATCGCCGCCAAGTCGCTCAAGGAAGACAAGTACCACCTGCGCCACAGTAGCGAGTGGGTGGTGCGATTGGGTGACGGCACCGAAGAGAGTCATCAGCGCGCGCAGCAGGCGCTTGACTCGCTCTGGCGTTACACGGGCGAACTCTTCGACCACGACGCGGTCGATGACGCCGTGGCCGCCGAGGCGTTCATCGCTATCGATCACGACGCACTGCATTCGTTGTGGCTCACGATGGTGAAGGACGTCGTGCAGCGCGCTACGCTCACGTTGCCGACCGACCCGGCCATGCGTCGCGGCGGACGTCGCGGCTTTCACACCGAATCTCTGGGACATATGCTGGCGGCCATGCAGATCGTGGCGCGCTCGCATCCTGGCGCCTCCTGGTAG
- a CDS encoding alpha/beta fold hydrolase: MTRPPIVVLHGALGSAAQMQPMADALSAIGEVHCLELPGHGDTQLPDAATFSMATFANALRDAITLRGWHQPLVFGYSMGGYVALLLESLSPGTLGGIVTLGTKFEWTPDVAAGAAARLDAAVLQSKAPAFAEQLRVRHAGAGGWEQMMVRTAALLVALGATPLLTAETLASVQIPLRVAAGSRDDTLAEGEAGRLAALLPNATCTPLPDVPHPIERVPTALVVDLVGGLLRDLSRS; this comes from the coding sequence GTGACGAGACCACCGATTGTCGTCCTGCACGGCGCGTTAGGCAGCGCCGCGCAGATGCAGCCGATGGCCGACGCGCTGTCGGCGATCGGCGAGGTGCACTGTCTCGAGTTGCCGGGCCACGGTGACACGCAGCTGCCGGACGCCGCCACCTTCTCCATGGCGACCTTCGCGAACGCGTTGCGCGATGCGATCACATTGCGTGGATGGCATCAGCCGTTGGTGTTCGGCTACTCGATGGGTGGCTATGTGGCGCTGCTGCTCGAATCGCTGTCGCCCGGCACACTCGGCGGCATCGTGACGTTGGGCACGAAGTTCGAGTGGACGCCCGACGTAGCCGCCGGCGCAGCCGCGCGTCTCGACGCCGCGGTGTTGCAGTCCAAGGCGCCAGCGTTCGCCGAACAGTTGCGCGTGCGGCATGCGGGCGCTGGCGGATGGGAGCAGATGATGGTCCGAACCGCCGCACTGCTCGTCGCGCTCGGCGCCACGCCGCTGCTCACCGCAGAGACGTTGGCCTCGGTGCAGATCCCGCTACGCGTGGCCGCCGGGTCGCGCGATGACACGCTCGCGGAGGGGGAAGCCGGGCGCTTGGCGGCGCTGTTGCCGAACGCCACGTGTACGCCGCTGCCCGATGTGCCGCATCCGATCGAACGCGTCCCGACGGCCCTCGTCGTGGATCTGGTTGGTGGTCTCCTGCGCGACCTTTCCCGGAGCTGA
- a CDS encoding zinc ribbon domain-containing protein has translation MFRSFRVPEKLFALAMWAVSITFAGFLIGLGGKIVGELPGVDQQISLSEFVDPLKRVPLISARDSLVALQRSTQDERERASQSHLVARNAYSSQRETFDTWIATRTATTDPSQDPEVVSRTRLLDSLKRSERDAESAVEQLDERLLAIAQTIENNREREMELELAARGQFETARFSQELRVFGVRLALTLPLLLIAGWLVARKRRSEYWPLLRGFVLFAVFAFFVELVPYLPSYGGYVRYGVGIIASAVAGVYVIRAMRRYLAQRQRVEQQSEGERRRALPYEEALRRIGAGVCPGCERSIAGGPANPSNFCVHCGLRLYDHCASCHTRKNAFYPYCPTCGVPAVDVDSPTPTSTASISR, from the coding sequence GTGTTTCGTTCCTTTCGCGTTCCCGAGAAGCTGTTTGCGCTGGCGATGTGGGCCGTTTCGATCACGTTCGCCGGCTTTCTGATCGGATTGGGCGGCAAGATCGTCGGAGAACTGCCCGGCGTCGATCAGCAGATCTCGCTGTCGGAGTTCGTCGATCCGCTCAAGCGCGTGCCGTTGATCAGCGCCCGCGATTCGCTGGTTGCGCTGCAGCGCTCCACGCAGGACGAGCGCGAGCGCGCTTCGCAGAGTCACCTGGTAGCGCGCAATGCGTATTCGTCGCAGCGCGAAACGTTCGACACCTGGATCGCCACGCGAACGGCTACTACCGATCCGTCGCAAGATCCCGAAGTGGTGTCGCGCACGCGTTTGCTCGACTCGCTCAAGCGCAGTGAGCGGGATGCCGAGTCGGCGGTCGAGCAACTCGACGAGCGACTGCTTGCCATCGCGCAAACGATCGAGAACAATCGGGAACGTGAGATGGAACTCGAACTTGCCGCTCGCGGGCAGTTCGAGACCGCACGCTTCTCGCAGGAATTGCGGGTGTTCGGCGTGCGACTGGCGCTCACGTTGCCGCTGCTCCTGATCGCCGGCTGGCTGGTGGCCCGCAAGCGACGCAGTGAGTACTGGCCGCTGCTACGTGGTTTCGTGCTGTTCGCCGTGTTCGCGTTTTTCGTGGAGCTCGTGCCGTACCTGCCGAGTTACGGCGGGTATGTGCGCTACGGCGTGGGCATCATTGCCAGTGCGGTGGCCGGCGTGTACGTAATCCGCGCGATGCGCCGCTATCTGGCGCAGCGGCAGCGCGTCGAGCAGCAGAGCGAGGGGGAACGCCGTCGGGCGCTGCCGTACGAAGAGGCGCTGCGCCGTATCGGCGCGGGTGTCTGCCCGGGATGCGAACGATCCATCGCCGGCGGACCGGCGAACCCCAGCAACTTCTGCGTGCACTGCGGCCTGCGCCTGTACGACCATTGCGCCAGCTGTCACACGCGGAAGAATGCGTTCTACCCGTATTGCCCCACCTGCGGTGTGCCGGCCGTCGATGTCGACTCGCCGACACCGACCAGCACCGCCTCCATTTCCCGCTGA
- the paaD gene encoding 1,2-phenylacetyl-CoA epoxidase subunit PaaD, with amino-acid sequence MLSPNEIYGVLNTVMDPEVPVISVVELGIVRDVAIQNDAVTITITPTYSGCPAMREIEADIRTALVARGVHDVHVKLVLSPAWTTDWIGPDAREKLRAYGIAPPGRAEPQGLITLTRSRVAVQCPFCRSNDTRLQSEFGSTACKAIHVCHSCRQPFDEFKAL; translated from the coding sequence ATGCTGAGTCCCAACGAGATATACGGGGTCCTCAACACGGTGATGGACCCCGAGGTCCCGGTCATCAGCGTTGTTGAGCTGGGCATCGTGCGTGACGTCGCCATTCAGAACGACGCGGTCACGATCACGATCACGCCGACGTACTCGGGATGTCCGGCCATGCGCGAAATCGAAGCCGACATCCGCACGGCGTTGGTCGCTCGCGGTGTGCACGATGTGCACGTGAAGCTCGTGCTCTCGCCGGCGTGGACCACCGATTGGATCGGCCCCGACGCGCGCGAAAAGCTCCGCGCCTACGGCATCGCGCCGCCAGGGCGCGCCGAACCGCAGGGACTGATTACGCTCACACGCTCACGCGTGGCGGTGCAGTGTCCGTTCTGCCGCTCGAATGACACGCGCCTGCAAAGTGAGTTCGGCAGCACGGCGTGCAAGGCGATTCACGTATGTCATTCGTGTCGGCAGCCGTTTGACGAGTTCAAGGCACTCTGA
- the paaB gene encoding 1,2-phenylacetyl-CoA epoxidase subunit PaaB — translation MSDSQWPLWEVFTQPNKGEPFEHAGSVHAPDGELALQNARDVYARRGEAVNLWVVPSAAIVASAPSDAGPFFDPGNDKPYRHPQFYIAPRGVRIF, via the coding sequence ATGTCAGACAGTCAGTGGCCCCTCTGGGAAGTCTTCACGCAGCCCAACAAGGGTGAGCCGTTCGAACACGCGGGCAGCGTGCATGCGCCCGACGGCGAGCTCGCGCTGCAGAACGCCCGCGACGTGTACGCGCGTCGCGGTGAAGCGGTGAATCTGTGGGTGGTGCCCAGTGCTGCGATCGTGGCCTCGGCGCCGTCGGATGCCGGTCCGTTCTTCGACCCGGGTAACGACAAGCCGTATCGCCATCCGCAGTTCTATATCGCGCCGCGTGGCGTGCGCATCTTCTGA
- a CDS encoding enoyl-CoA hydratase-related protein, whose translation MSSPTPSLLIDQREGVLTLTLNRPDVLNSFNREMAAALHAALTDASSDSAVRAIVLTGSGRGFCAGQDLAEALPQGDGPMPDIGEIVRTCYNPIIRAIRTIEKPVLCAVNGIAAGAGANLAFACDLTIAADDTSFVESFAKLGLIPDTSGTFFVPRLVGTQRATGMFFLAEKIPALKAKEWGLIWDVAPKAELMATVQAMAASMATQATRGFGLTKRAMLTSFSHTLDEQLEVEANAMHEAGRTADYEEGVRAFLDKRAPLYRGA comes from the coding sequence ATGTCCTCACCCACTCCCTCCCTCCTGATCGACCAGCGTGAAGGTGTCCTCACCCTGACGCTGAATCGCCCCGACGTCCTCAACAGCTTCAACCGCGAGATGGCGGCTGCGTTGCATGCGGCGCTCACCGATGCGTCGAGCGACAGCGCCGTGCGCGCCATCGTGCTGACTGGTTCCGGTCGTGGCTTCTGCGCCGGTCAGGATCTCGCCGAAGCGCTGCCGCAGGGCGACGGACCGATGCCGGATATCGGCGAGATCGTGCGGACCTGCTACAACCCGATCATCCGTGCCATTCGCACCATCGAGAAGCCGGTGTTGTGCGCCGTGAACGGCATTGCCGCCGGCGCCGGCGCGAATCTGGCCTTCGCCTGTGATCTCACGATCGCGGCCGACGACACCAGCTTCGTGGAGAGCTTTGCAAAACTCGGTCTCATCCCTGACACCAGTGGCACATTCTTCGTGCCGCGACTGGTGGGCACGCAGCGCGCCACGGGCATGTTCTTCCTCGCCGAGAAGATTCCCGCCCTCAAGGCGAAAGAGTGGGGACTCATCTGGGACGTGGCGCCGAAGGCCGAGCTGATGGCGACGGTGCAGGCGATGGCCGCCTCGATGGCCACGCAGGCCACGCGCGGCTTCGGTCTCACCAAGCGCGCGATGCTGACCAGCTTCTCGCATACGCTCGACGAACAGCTCGAGGTCGAGGCGAACGCGATGCATGAAGCCGGTCGTACGGCCGACTACGAAGAAGGCGTGCGCGCCTTTCTCGACAAGCGGGCGCCTCTGTACCGCGGCGCATGA